Part of the Pyxidicoccus trucidator genome is shown below.
ACCTTGCGTGCTGGAATGCTGCCGACTTCTCCGTCCCAGGCAGCGGAAAAACCACCGTCGCCTATGCCTACTGGGCTCATGCCCGTCGCGAGGAGCCGCGCCTCGGGCTGTGGGTCATCGGTCCGCTGAGCTGCTTTCGGCCCTGGGAGGATGAGTTCGCAGCTTGTTTCGGCCGTTCACCACGAACCCTACGTATCAGCGGAACAGCGAGTCAACGTGCGCGACTTTTTTCACATGCAGACGACGCGGACCTAGTGCTGGCGAGCTACCAAAGTGCGTGGAGAGACGTGACACGTTTCACCGAGGTGATGGCACGTCGCCCGTGGCTACTCGTCTTAGATGAGGCGCACTACATCAAGTCGTCCACCGGCGTAGTGGCACAGGCGGTGCGAGAGCTCGCGCCGTACGCTGCGCGGCGGCTCGTTCTCACCGGGACGCCCATGCCCCGGTCCCCTGTGGACCTCTGGAGTCCATTCACGTTCCTGTGGCCAAGCCAGGAGTTACTCGGGAACGCTGAGCACTTTCAAATCCGGTGTCGCCGGCCTCCGGCGGCTGTCATCCCTGAGCTGCGCAACGAACTCGGTCCGTTCTTCCATCGAACGTGCAAGTCAGACCTGGGACTAAAGCCACCTCAAGGCCGATACCCCGTGCTTCCGGCAGACTCGGTTCCAGCTTCGCAACGCCTACTGCTGCGGTTGCTTGAGCGTCGCACGCTCCAAGAAGCCGAGTATCTGTCGGACCGAGACAGGCGCTTTCTTCAACGCTGGCGTCGCGCGCGCATGATTCGTTTGCTCCAAGCAGCTAGCAATCCGCTGCTCCTCGCAGAAGCGCTGACTGCGGACGACCTCTGGCTTGCAGATACGGAAGACGCTCCTTCGGAATTACCGGAGGACGAGAAGGCACTATCTCTCAACGCCAAGAGCGATCTCGCTGCTGCACTTAGGCAGTACGCGAAAACGCGGACGTCTCCCGCCAAGGTGCGCTTCATCGAAGAGGCATGCCGTAAGCTCGTAGCCGAAGGACACAAAGTCGTCATCTGGACCGTGTTCCTAGGAAATGTCCGCTATCTCGAGAACGTGCTCGCGGACTTGAAGCCGCTGAGTATTACGGGCTCAGTGCCACTTCAAGAAGGGGATGAGAATTGCGAAGAAGAACTGTCACGCGAACAGCGTGTGCAGTTGTTCAAGCAAAATCCTGATCGCCGCGTTCTCATAGCGAACATGGGCGCATGCAGTGAGTCGATTTCTCTTCACAAGACGAGCCAGCACGCGCTGTATCTTGAACGCAGCTTCAATGCAGCACAGTTCGTTCAGTCGCTGGATCGCATTCATCGCCAGGGAATGCCTGCCGGGACAACTGCGAATTTCATCATTCCGAGCATCCCGTGTGCAATAGAGCGTGTTTTGAACAGGAGATTGATGGAGCGACAGCGTCTTCTTTACGCCTTGCTCGACGACCCGATGCCCGTTGTGGGCTTCGACGATGCTGATCACAGCGGCGTGTTTGACGTCGATGAGTACCATTCGATTGACGAAGTCTTTGCAGAGGTGCTGCACGAGATCCGGCGAGACGCCAAGGGCAGCCGGTGAGTTTGCCTAGGAAGGCTCAGACTGAAGATCCTCTACGTTGGCCAAGACGCTCATCCAATGCCGCTATGTTCGGCGCCTATGTACTCCCTGTTAGCTTGTAAAATCGAGGGGTTGACGCTCCGTCAGAGCGTCCATGTACACTCCCTAACAGTAAAAATCTGAGGGTAGCGGAGCAGTCGTGCTATGAGCCCCGGAAACCAACGCCCAGCCGAGCATCAGACGCTCGTGCTGGCACCGAATCTGGGGGACCTCGCGATGAAGATGCGGCTGCTCGGCGTAACTTTCACTCCGGGAGAGGGAATCTCGCTCGACGACTTCCAAACGTACCTTCAGAAAATCAGTGGGCAGACACTGTCCTTCGGGGGGCATGACCGCATTTACCGAACGAAGACCGACGGCAAGTACAACGTCAGCCTGTTGGTTACGATCAAGGACCAGAAGCGCTTCTTAGAGTTGAAGGCGCAGAATAGTGGAAAACTGCGTGTCGAGGTTCGCGAGCTCATGGAGGGCACGCTGGGGATGGAACTCAATTACCTCGTCCAGTACCGGGAAACCGGAACGAGCCTCTATCTGCACTATCACCACTCGTGCGCGCTGAATCAGTTCGCTGCGTTTCTCGGTGACCGCTATTCAGATTACAAGTCGGCGCGGATCGAACACGACACCAAAGCAGCTGGTGGCGAGGGCATCGCCAACTCGAAGAAGGTAGCCATCCGGAAGAAGTACAAGGGTTCACTCACGCATGTGCAGCTCGTTACGGACGAAGACCTTGACGACCTGATGCAGCAAATGCACGCAATCAAGAGCTTCGAGTTCACGGTCGCATCAGTCAGGCCGGACGATCCGGTCTTTGCCCCCGTTTCGAAATATGTCCGCAGGCGCGTCGAACGGGTGGTATTCAACAGCGATTACGGTGTGAGCGCGATTGCATCAGGGATCAAAAAGATTACAAGGCTCGCCTCGCCGGATAAGGGCAGGGTCATTGGCGTGGACGAGAGCGGCGTCCAGCAGATTGCGAACCTGCTGAATAATTACGAAACATTCGGCGAGTACGAGTTCGACGAGGAAGCCCGACACTTGACTTTCGAACTCGACGAATTCCACCACTCTCCGATGATTAAGAAGATGAAGAAAGTCATCGAGGATCGCCCTGCAGTATTCACATCACCGGTGAAGCCATGAAAATAGTTTTGGCAGGAGCCGCGATGGTTGGTGTAGTGGTGTTTGCCATCATTTCGGGCCTGCACTTTCACCTAGGCTTAGATCTCGACACATTTCATGACAAGCTGCGAGGAAGCTTCTTTACAGGGTTTCTCACGCTTGGCGGGTTTCTCTTCAGCTTGAAGACATTCATTGTCATCAAGATGAAAGAGGGGCTCTACGACCATCCAAACTACCGAAAGAACTACGCGGAGAAGATGGCTTTGCTCAAGGGACCGGTGACAATTTTTACGCCACTTCGCAATTTAACGGATCTTCTATTTGCAGCCATCGTCTCCTCGCTGACAACCTCCCTGCTCCAAGTAACGCTGGGGCTCTCGTCGAGGTGGTGGGCTGTTGGGATCTGTTTGGCTTCAATTGGGGTCACCCTCGTTTTCCTTTCAGTGGCGCTCTTTCAGATCAAGAGCAACCTCGACGAGTGGTTCAAATACCTCGACGAAGACGCCAAGAAGTGATGTTGCCCAGTTTCGTGACTCTGCCGCACTTCACGTGGTTCCCAAGGGGCTCAGGCAGACACAGCATGCTGTAACTAGAGCAAACGCACCGTAGGAATGGAAAAGCTGTACCCAATCCTTTGATACTGGATGTGTCGGGTGAGGCGCGACGGATCGGGGGACGTCCGCCGCATTGCGCAGATGGGTGCCCTAAGCCTTTGGT
Proteins encoded:
- a CDS encoding C-terminal helicase domain-containing protein, whose product is MIRLLQAASNPLLLAEALTADDLWLADTEDAPSELPEDEKALSLNAKSDLAAALRQYAKTRTSPAKVRFIEEACRKLVAEGHKVVIWTVFLGNVRYLENVLADLKPLSITGSVPLQEGDENCEEELSREQRVQLFKQNPDRRVLIANMGACSESISLHKTSQHALYLERSFNAAQFVQSLDRIHRQGMPAGTTANFIIPSIPCAIERVLNRRLMERQRLLYALLDDPMPVVGFDDADHSGVFDVDEYHSIDEVFAEVLHEIRRDAKGSR